A stretch of Episyrphus balteatus chromosome 2, idEpiBalt1.1, whole genome shotgun sequence DNA encodes these proteins:
- the LOC129911130 gene encoding density-regulated protein homolog yields MTEVVDMAARLQLGPRDGVTYPLSVLYCGNCSMPIEYCEYYPEYEKCKLWLEKNLPTEFERVKLEDAASGDAGDDDKKRQKRGGKGLMKIKKKEDVTKKICVSRAPRGKKKSVTVVTGLSTFEIDLKVAAKFFGTKFACGSSVTGDDEIVIQGDVKDDLFDIIPEKWPEIDEDYIEDLGDQKR; encoded by the exons ATGACTGAAGTTGTTGACATGGCTGCCCGCCTCCAATTAGGTCCCCGTGATGGAGTAACCTATCCATTGAGTGTTTTATATTGTGGCAATTGTTCAATGCCAATCGAG TATTGCGAATATTATCCCGAATATGAAAAATGCAAATTATGGCTAGAAAAGAATCTCCCAACAGAATTTGAACGTGTTAAGTTGGAAGATGCTGCCAGTGGAGATGCCGGCGACGATGACAAGAAACGTCAAAAACGTGGTGGCAAGGGATTGATGAAAATCAAGAAGAAGGAAGATGTCACAAAGAAAATTTGCGTTTCTCGTGCTCCTCGTGGCAAGAAGAAGTCTGTAACTGTTGTTACAGGATTGAGTACATTTG AAATCGATCTAAAAGTAGCTGCCAAATTCTTTGGAACAAAATTCGCCTGCGGATCATCTGTAACCGGCGACGATGAAATTGTCATTCAGGGTGACGTCAAAGACGATTTGTTTGATATCATTCCAGAAAAATGGCCCGAAATTGATGAAGATTACATCGAGGATTTGGGCGACCAAAAGCGATAG
- the LOC129911132 gene encoding uncharacterized protein LOC129911132, whose product MYQIPKFHPKKMAKRRRKLRSLIAQKAAECDEKTSSKIPIFIGCVLLIGLIVAVYLSNISTSMIWSDFLTTYRNQYNLIVHGEKDYCLPSIDREKLFSEIRKKVLNQETALSGIELQLRNDSKFVAIAVTGASGVGKSLFVQEFRSNYPWQENIQTESWSTYNIEDHKKQIETFTRHFSECGRNLIIIDNLEPKDVDFIQGYNRFLHENVLKQDSVSLAIVYVFNIVTYTDEQRANYTDNLQLLMQLENVRIIEFRKFNSNDVSECIRHEARHLNLTLDDGDFDEISKLIDANRSGCKNVYSKVLMYGKRRNL is encoded by the exons atgtatcaAATTCCAAAGTTTCATCCAAAG aaaatggccAAACGGCGAAGAAAACTCCGTTCGCTTATCGCTCAAAAAGCTGCAGAATGCGATGAAAAAACCTCATCAAAGATACCAATCTTTATAGGTTGTGTTTTACTAATTGGTTTAATTGTTGCTGTTTATTTAAGTAATATTAGTACTTCGATGATATGGAGTGATTTTCTGACCACCTATCGAAATCAATATAACCTCATTGTTCACGGTGAAAAGGACTATTGTTTGCCTTCAATTGACCGAGAGAAACTTTTCTCTGAAATACGAAAGAAAgtattaaatcaagaaactgcTCTGTCCGGAATAGAGTTACAGCTGCGTAATGATAGTAAATTTGTTGCTATCGCAGTGACAGGAGCTTCCGGAGTCGGAAAGAGTCTCTTTGTCCAAGAATTCAGATCGAATTATCCTTGGCAAGAGAATATTCAAACAGAATCTTGGTCAACCTACAACATTGAAGACCATAAAAAGCAAATTGAAACTTTCACAAGACACTTTTCTGAATGTGGAAGGAATTTGATTATAATTGATAATCTTGAACCAAAAGATGTCGATTTTATTCAAGGATACAATCGATTTCTTCATGAAAATGTTCTCAAGCAAGACTCTGTTAGTCTTGCAATCGTTTATGTATTCAATATTGTAACATACACAGACGAACAAAGAGCAAATTACACTGACAATCTTCAACTTTTGATGCAATTAGAAAATGTTAGAATAATTGAATTTCGAAAATTCAATTCGAATGATGTTAGTGAATGTATTCGACATGAAGCTAGACATTTAAATCTAACTTTAGACGATGgggattttgatgaaatttccaAATTAATTGACGCTAACCGATCGGGTTGCAAAAATGTTTATTCCAAAGTACTGATGTATGGAAAGAGAAggaatttgtaa
- the LOC129911131 gene encoding DNA-directed RNA polymerase III subunit RPC9, producing the protein MEIVNPCFSVLSNLEVLEALKNIKDTKKKYGLRNLATITYETLQYLEDSPCKTQTRESILEFLKEVKPYKLTNNECLMMINDPPQTALHIQLLVEDSEERLSEDQVNAVLEIVKRHFPQVSESSNQQ; encoded by the exons atggaaat TGTTAATCCTTGCTTTTCTGTTCTCTCAAACTTGGAAGTTCTTGAAGCTCTCAAAAACATCaaagatacaaaaaagaaatacgGTCTACGAAATTTAGCCACAATAACCTATGAA ACTCTCCAATACCTTGAAGACTCCCCCTGCAAAACCCAAACCCGCGAATCAATTCTGGAATTTCTAAAAGAAGTTAAACCCTACAAACTAACAAACAACGAATGTTTAATGATGATCAATGATCCACCTCAAACTGCTCTTCATATTCAATtg CTTGTTGAAGACAGCGAAGAACGTCTGAGCGAAGACCAAGTCAATGCTGTCCTCGAAATAGTTAAAAGACATTTTCCCCAAGTTTCCGAATCTTCAaatcaacaataa